Proteins encoded within one genomic window of Thermodesulfobacteriota bacterium:
- the cbiB gene encoding adenosylcobinamide-phosphate synthase CbiB — MMFAFSWFMLPAAFVLDYLLADPQYPLHPIRIMGRAVTRAERVFRGLSLSPFSAGLLFALSLILGAWVAAALILVVAAAVSPVLAGAVNILMIYFCVSARSLENEAAAIRKSLVAGRLEDAKNTLAMIVGRDVDPLDESGVSRAAVETVAENLVDGVISPIFYAAVGGAPMAVAFKMVSTLDSMVGYKDEDYFYFGKAAARIDDIANFIPARISVFIISLAAFLLFRSGSDALSVAKKDRRRHSSPNAGYPEAAFSGALSVQLGGPNYYQGELVDKPYIGEGLGRARPLHIEKACRLMMLSSILFIMLACLAMIISPPVLP, encoded by the coding sequence ATGATGTTCGCCTTTTCCTGGTTCATGCTGCCGGCCGCCTTTGTCCTGGACTACCTGCTGGCTGACCCCCAGTACCCGCTTCATCCCATCCGGATTATGGGCCGGGCCGTCACCCGGGCCGAGAGGGTCTTCCGTGGCTTGTCCCTGTCGCCGTTTTCGGCCGGCCTGTTGTTCGCCCTCAGCCTGATCCTGGGCGCCTGGGTGGCGGCGGCGTTGATCCTTGTGGTCGCCGCGGCGGTTTCGCCGGTGCTGGCCGGTGCGGTTAACATCCTGATGATCTATTTCTGCGTTTCCGCCCGCAGCCTGGAAAATGAGGCCGCCGCCATCCGTAAAAGCCTGGTGGCCGGCCGGCTGGAAGACGCCAAAAACACTCTGGCCATGATCGTCGGCCGGGACGTGGATCCCCTGGACGAGTCCGGCGTCTCCCGGGCCGCCGTGGAGACCGTGGCCGAAAACCTGGTGGACGGGGTGATCTCCCCGATTTTTTACGCCGCCGTGGGCGGCGCTCCCATGGCCGTGGCCTTTAAAATGGTCAGCACCCTGGATTCCATGGTGGGCTACAAGGACGAGGATTACTTTTATTTCGGAAAGGCCGCGGCCCGGATCGACGACATCGCCAACTTCATCCCGGCCCGGATCTCGGTTTTCATTATCTCCCTGGCCGCCTTCCTGCTGTTCCGCAGCGGCAGCGACGCCCTGTCCGTAGCAAAAAAAGACAGACGCAGGCACAGCAGTCCCAACGCCGGTTACCCGGAGGCGGCCTTTTCCGGAGCCCTTTCGGTTCAATTAGGCGGGCCGAATTACTACCAGGGCGAACTGGTGGACAAACCTTATATCGGCGAAGGCCTGGGCCGGGCGCGGCCCCTGCACATCGAAAAAGCCTGCCGCCTGATGATGCTGTCGTCGATTTTGTTTATTATGCTGGCCTGCCTGGCAATGATCATCAGCCCTCCGGTGTTGCCATGA